The window AATAGAGATGAAACTGCTTGCGGAAAAGGCACTGTCCATGCAAACTTCGGAGCAAGTGAAGCAATATGTAAAAGAGACTTTAGAAGGTTAATAGATTAAAAGCTTCGTGAAAACCCACTCAAGACGATATGAGTGGGTTTATTCATGGTGCTTATTTTCTTTTTGCTTTCGGAGTATTTTTTTCAAGCTCTTCAAATTCTTTGGCAAATTCTTCTTGGATGTCATTTGGTTTGATCTTTAGATTTTTTGGCGTTTGAGGTAGTGAATCTTTGTTGTTGCTTTTTCCTTGCTTATTGTCTCTTCCCATATAAATCTCCTTTCCTTTGTTCGTACCATCTTAATATGGCTTATTTTAATACATTTAAACAGGGAGAGGTGGATTAAGTAGATTTGATATAGAAAAAGATTCTGAAATAAGAGGAGTTAAAAAATACTATGATTTCTGTTACACGTGGACGCTTTCCGAGAGAGAGATAAACATAGAGAAATATTATCTCTATGTAGTAAACGCGTGCTATTAAATT is drawn from Psychrobacillus sp. INOP01 and contains these coding sequences:
- a CDS encoding YfhD family protein, translated to MGRDNKQGKSNNKDSLPQTPKNLKIKPNDIQEEFAKEFEELEKNTPKAKRK